One Nyctibius grandis isolate bNycGra1 chromosome 26, bNycGra1.pri, whole genome shotgun sequence DNA window includes the following coding sequences:
- the LOC137673933 gene encoding olfactory receptor 4N5-like, with translation MEHENHTVVTEFVLLGLSQNHEVQMILFFFFLLFYMIILPGNVLIILTIRRDSQLGSPIYFFLANMAFLDICYCSVTPPKMLADFFSHRKTISYSACMAQLFFLHFLGAAEAFLLMVMAYDRYVAVCKPLHYTRLVNRGVCCVLVGATWSGGFIHGIILFSLSIHLPLCGPNILDNFFCDVHQLVKLACANTYIVELLMFLNNGVVVVMCFTLLLISYTVLLLKIRTQSSKAKNKVASTCVSHIIVVFVMCGPAMYIYGLPFQAVPMEKVVAVFHTVIFPLTNPMIYTLRNKEIKGSMWKLFSKYILWCGKSKTNILK, from the coding sequence ATGGAGCACGAGAACCACACAGTAGTTACAGAGTTTGTTCTGTTGGGATTGTCCCAAAACCACGAAGTCCAGATgattctcttcttcttcttcctgctcttctATATGATCATTTTGCCAGGCAATGTCCTTATCATTCTCACAATTCGGAGGGATTCCCAACTGGGCTCACccatatattttttcctggcCAACATGGCATTCTTGGACATTTGCTACTGTTCTGTGACCCCACCCAAAATGTTGGCTGACTTTTTCTCACACCGTAAGACCATCTCTTATAGTGCCTGCATGGCccagcttttcttcctccacttCCTGGGAGCAGCTGAAGCTTTCCTGCTCATGGTCATGGCCTATGACCGTTATGTAGCTGTTTGCAAACCTCTTCACTACACCAGGCTTGTGAACAGGGGAGTCTGCTGTGTTCTGGTTGGAGCTACATGGAGTGGGGGCTTCATCCATGGCATCATTCTATTTTCTCTCAGCATCCACCTCCCTTTATGTGGGCCCAACATCTTGGACAACTTCTTCTGTGATGTCCATCAGCTGGTCAAGTTGGCCTGTGCCAACACTTACATAGTGGAGCTTTTGATGTTCCTCAACAATGGAGTTGTTGTAGTCATGTGCTTCACACTTCTCTTAATCTCCTATACTGTCCTGTTGCTGAAGATCCGGACACAGTCCTCCAAAGCAAAGAACAAAGTAGCCTCCACCTGTGTTTCCCACATCATTGTGGTTTTCGTCATGTGTGGCCCAGCTATGTATATCTATGGTTTACCCTTCCAAGCTGTCCCAATGGAAAAAGTTGTTGCAGTTTTTCATACAGTCATCTTCCCTTTGACTAATCCCATGATCTATACCTTGCGTAATAAGGAGATCAAAGGCTCGATGTGGAAGCTGTTCAGCAAATATATACTTTGGTGTGGAAAAtcaaaaacaaatattttgaagtaa
- the LOC137673931 gene encoding olfactory receptor 6Y1-like, with amino-acid sequence MGGRNETSVMYFILLGFPTTAELQLLLFSALFLAYLLTVLENFLIIFIIRTNHSLQKPMYFFLGNLSVLEIWYVSVIEPKMLIDFLFQDKRISFQGCMTQLYFFVTFVCTEYILLAVMAYDRFLAICKPLRYSLIMNHQFCAQLTAGCWMCGLITSSIKLSFIAKLSFCDVDKINHYFCDISPLLNISCSDSSLAELVDFILALIVIMVPLCTVVTSYICIMFTVLHIPSFQGRQKAFSTCSSHLTVVILFYSTTLFTYTRPKVMYTYSANKLVSVLYTVVVPLLNPLIYCLRNKEVRFTMRKTFTCTRNT; translated from the coding sequence ATGGGTGGGAGGAATGAAACCAGTGTCATGTATTTCATTCTCCTGGGTTTTCCCACCACTGCTGAactgcagctgctcctcttctctgctttatttctggCTTATTTATTAACTGTGTTGGAAAACTTTCTTATCATTTTCATTATCCGAACTAATCACAGTCTGCAAAAACCCATGTATTTCTTCCTAGGGAATTTGTCTGTTTTAGAGATCTGGTATGTTTCTGTCATTGAGCCGAAGATGCTCATAGATTTCCTCTTTCAAGACAAACGTATCTCATTCCAGGGGTGCATGACACAGTTGTATTTCTTTGTGACTTTTGTTTGTACTGAATATATTCTGTTAGCTGTTATGGCCTATGATCGCTTCTTGGCCATATGCAAGCCTCTGCGATATTCACTCATCATGAATCATCAGTTCTGTGCTCAGCTGACAGCTGGCTGTTGGATGTGTGGTTTGATCACTTCTTCCATCAAGCTGAGCTTTATAGCCAAGCTCTCGTTCTGCGATGTAGACAAAATAAACCACTATTTCTGTGATATTTCACCCCTACTGAATATCTCCTGCAGTGATTCCTCTTTGGCTGAGCTAGTGGACTTCATCTTGGCTCTGATTGTCATCATGGTGCCTCTGTGTACTGTGGTGACCTCCTATATTTGCATCATGTTCACTGTGTTGCATATTCCTTCTTTTCAGGGGAGGCAAAAGGCCTTTTCCACCTGCAGCTCCCACTTGACTGTAGTGATATTGTTCTACTCTACCACTCTTTTCACTTATACCCGCCCTAAGGTCATGTATACCTACAGTGCTAACAAGTTGGTATCAGTCTTGTACACGGTAGTTGTGCCACTTCTGAATCCTCTCATATATTGTCTTAGAAACAAAGAAGTCAGGTTTACCATGAGGAAGACCTTTACTTGCACAAGAAACACCTAA
- the LOC137673874 gene encoding olfactory receptor 9S13-like: MENHTKVTEFILVGFKSQPGLQLLLSVLFSTMYVVTVVGNACMILIIRMDSKLQAPMYFFLENLSILDICYSSVITPKAALTFSLDRRIISYNGCASQMFFFSLFGTTEAFFLAVMAYDRFTAICNPLLYQIIMNKRLCVFMVVGSYLSGCINCTIQTGFTFSLSFCGPKEINHFFCDVPAVMHASCSDTLVNEIVMLSVCGSIIVGTALVVFISYGYIIIIIVQMPSSESRCKAFSTCSSHMLAVSLFFGTVFFMYAQPGTTSLPDNSNIISILYTIAVPMLNPFIYTLRNKEVKGSLKKHLKRKGFF, from the coding sequence ATGGAAAACCACACCAAGGTAACTGAGTTCATTTTGGTTGGATTCAAATCTCAACCAGGACTGCAACTCCTCctctctgttctcttttcaaCAATGTATGTTGTCACTGTGGTAGGAAATGCCTGCATGATCCTCATCATTAGAATGGACTCCAAGCTGCAGGCTCCCATGTACTTTTTCCTAGAGAACTTGTCTATCTTGGACATCTGCTATTCCTCTGTCATCACTCCCAAAGCAGCACTGACCTTCTCACTGGACAGAAGGATAATCTCCTACAATGGCTGTGCATCTCAAATgttcttcttctctctctttggtACAACAGAAGccttcttccttgctgtgatgGCTTATGATCGCTTCACTGCCATCTGCAATCCACTGCTGTACCAAATCATTATGAATAAAAGACTTTGTGTTTTCATGGTGGTGGGCTCTTATCTGTCAGGCTGCATCAATTGCACCATCCAGACAGGCTTTACATTCAGTTTGTCCTTTTGTGGGCCCAAAGAAATAAACCACTTCTTCTGTGATGTTCCTGCAGTGATGCATGCCTCCTGCTCAGACACACTTGTCAATGAAATAGTAATGCTGTCTGTATGTGGATCAATTATTGTGGGCACTGCCTTGGTGGTTTTTATCTCCTATGGTTATATAATCATCATTATTGTCCAAATGCCTTCATCTGAGAGCAGGTGCAAGGCCTTCTCCACTTGCTCTTCTCACATGCTGGCTGTCAGCTTGTTCTTTGGGACAGTTTTCTTCATGTATGCTCAGCCTGGGACCACATCTTTACCTGACAACAGTAACATCATCTCTATCCTCTATACTATTGCTGTTCCCATGCTAAACCCTTTCATCTACACCCTCCGAAACAAGGAGGTAAAAGGGtctctgaaaaaacatttaaaaaggaaaggttttttttag